From Ipomoea triloba cultivar NCNSP0323 chromosome 5, ASM357664v1, the proteins below share one genomic window:
- the LOC116020244 gene encoding uncharacterized protein LOC116020244 has translation MQVLGVEEPLMCKAFLPTLKGLAQKWFLALLSRSIRCFNDLADRFLTHYAVNIKPQRNLHLSRVHQDEGEALKTYLARWQKEVQTIEGLDEQVVITFFMESLRAGKLFIDLHNDRPKTYVEAIQRASRQVDTEEAVRQKRQREAAGSSSTKPQPESRSRTEPERTSRTKTRRGPARVGVPPHRPTVAQPVHEVKDSLPPPPPLKPGDQPEVLPPGGVSSKYCRYHRSTTHTTNECSYLKKGDRGVSTEGCPASAQPMEAVPTV, from the coding sequence ATGCAGGTTTTGGGGGTGGAAGAGCCGCTCATGTGCAAAGCCTTTCTCCCGACCCTCAAGGGGTTGGCTCAAAAATGGTTCTTAGCCCTCTTAAGTCGTTCCATCCGATGTTTCAACGATCTAGCGGACCGCTTTCTCACCCATTACGCGGTGAACATCAAGCCACAGCGCAACCTCCATCTAAGTAGAGTACATCAAGATGAGGGAGAAGCTCTGAAGACATACCTGGCCCGTTGGCAAAAGGAGGTACAGACCATTGAGGGACTGGATGAGCAAGTGGTCATTACCTTCTTCATGGAATCACTTCGTGCCGGGAAATTGTTCATTGATCTTCACAATGACCGCCCAAAAACATATGTGGAAGCCATTCAGAGGGCCAGTCGACAGGTAGACACTGAAGAGGCGGTAAGGCAAAAGCGGCAACGAGAAGCTGCTGGGTCGAGTTCTACAAAACCTCAACCTGAGTCTAGAAGTCGAACTGAACCTGAACGTACCAGTCGTACCAAGACACGACGGGGTCCTGCGAGGGTGGGCGTGCCTCCTCATCGCCCTACCGTGGCCCAGCCTGTCCATGAGGTAaaggattccttacctcccccTCCACCTCTGAAACCCGGAGATCAACCTGAGGTTTTGCCCCCAGGGGGAGTCTCCTCTAAGTACTGCCGATATCATCGATCAACCACACACACTACGAACGAATGCTCTTACCTAAAAAAAGGAGATAGAGGCGTTAGTACAGAAGGGTGCCCCGCCTCCGCCCAACCAATGGAGGCGGTACCCACGGTCTGA
- the LOC116020743 gene encoding uncharacterized protein LOC116020743 isoform X2 translates to MENCSELDMAKPSQNAFHFPPPHRRRPLMGETYCTLIHILSHCPAGCEPQPSQQKQESGKETTAHGGLVDQHTEAEIKLVSDIDHEKNKSDAIWQEMGDISDGQIKDCIDLLDHIDDAMEVNGEVPQKNGGNNGISSSLVDHNQASTLVLQLYKEQEDKSNAPEVHVGESDRVQLQNMDKKISVYEACATIESCFMDEDNEVSLLVQGSEEKSHAAEKNLLEGMEHRLQLKEMELQNLISASGAANSSVHDTVVEEIEEGEISGDAEVSDESDSNMFEDTVSLEQGHAHVSITAEKEFILDVLDTKLQEKHVQTSFSNDSANGCSNVCKELLGKKSEVEKSDFEMVVCQKDVETKKIDGFDNVIHSEIVNGQVDGRNVDSFAACLPLKAVSLENATKSTGSVTDTELEVANEGKRKKKRGPITNERRAKKKCKERIKRAQKNIKLGVKRLKLPPIVKPKTVSYCRHYQKGRCQEGEKCKFSHDIIPLTKSKPCCHFARHSCMKGDDCPFDHQLSKYPCNNFVSNGFCSRGVDCLFLHKVPAKTESSATSIVSKAELKSPLLPSSLSQKMQVNAHGSSQHFPGKNTGHTVGETVQKLAVRAPKGVSFLTHEKLPVGETNDKELGSSLKEGDSGKFNREEIHSKLDNTRKPNDVIKGPTSRIPQGINFLSFGRAPLADPSSKTIIPNLLNRDYRIGKLQLGEFSKGKEDTASSPSSGDSCRNEMTTGTPPKSMPRGLSLLSFDKVSSDVTSSTEQAIICNKEYKIGSPVVQGIQGSLSRLGGSREIQFMFASSSFPSNQLLGQSAVEHSEGLPNSSKTTFLANIPSSAQRSLLSTLAFAAKFESGIKLDQSIGGASVASSNIKEHR, encoded by the exons ATGGAAAATTGCTCTGAGTTGGACATGGCAAAACCTTCCCAAAATGCTTTCCATTTCCCTCCACCTCATCGTCGCCGACCTTTAATGGGTGAAACTTACTGCACACTGATTCACATCCTATCCCATTGCCCCGCTGGCTGTGAACCACAACCTTCTCAACAAAAACaag AATCAGGAAAAGAGACCACTGCTCATGGTGGATTAGTTGATCAACACACGGAGGCTGAAATTAAGTTAGTGAGTGATATTGATCATGAGAAAAACAAAAGTGATGCCATATGGCAGGAAATGGGTGATATCAGTGATGGGCAAATAAAAGATTGTATTGATTTGTTGGATCACATTGATGATGCAATGGAAGTTAATGGGGAAGTCCCTCAAAAGAATGGTGGTAACAATGGTATCTCAAGCTCTTTGGTGGACCACAATCAAGCTAGTACTCTTGTTTTGCAGTTGTATAAGGAGCAGGAAGATAAGTCTAATGCCCCGGAAGTGCATGTGGGGGAATCTGATCGTGTGCAACTGCAAAATATGGATAAAAAAATCTCTGTTTATGAGGCTTGTGCCACTATAGAATCATGTTTTATGGATGAGGATAATGAAGTGTCTCTACTTGTTCAGGGCAGTGAAGAGAAAAGCCATGCTGCAGAGAAGAATTTGTTGGAAGGCATGGAGCATAGATTGCAACTTAAAGAGATGGAATTACAAAATTTGATCTCTGCCTCTGGAGCAGCCAATTCATCAGTTCATGACACTGTAGTTGAAGAGATTGAAGAAGGGGAAATTTCTGGGGATGCTGAGGTTAGTGATGAATCAGATAGCAACATGTTTGAAGACACGGTGTCACTAGAGCAAGGGCATGCTCATGTGAGTATCACAGCTGAAAAAGAGTTCATTCTTGATGTTCTGGACACCAAACTTCAGGAAAAGCATGTACAAACTTCATTTTCTAATGATTCAGCAAATGGTTGCAGCAATGTTTGTAAGGAGCTTCTTGGAAAAAAATCTGAGGTGGAGAAGAGTGACTTTGAAATGGTTGTTTGTCAGAAAGATGTTGAGACTAAGAAGATTGATGGGTTTGATAATGTTATACATAGTGAAATAGTTAATGGACAAGTAGATGGTAGGAATGTAGATAGTTTTGCAGCTTGTTTGCCATTGAAGGCAGTCTCCTTAGAAAATGCTACTAAAAGTACAGGTTCTGTTACTGATACAGAGTTAGAG GTTGCAAATGAAggcaaaaggaaaaagaagagagGCCCTATAACCAACGAAAGAAGAGCAAAGAAAAAg TGCAAAGAGAGGATTAAGCGAGCTCAAAAGAACATAAAGCTAGGAGTGAAAAGATTAAAGCTGCCACCAATTGTGAAACCAAAAACAGTGTCATATTGCCGCCACTATCAGAAAGGAAGGTGCCAGGAG GGTGAAAAGTGCAAATTCTCTCATGATATAATTCCATTAACCAAATCCAAG CCATGCTGCCATTTTGCACGCCATTCTTGCATGAAAGGTGATGATTGCCCATTTGATCATCAGCTCTCCAAatatccatgcaataattttgtATCCAATGGTTTTTGCAGCAGAGGTGTAGACTGTTTATTCTTGCACAAA GTGCCAGCTAAGACAGAGTCTTCAGCAACTTCTATTGTCTCCAAGGCTGAGTTGAAGTCACCTTTACTTCCAAGTAGTTTAAGCCAAAAGATGCAAGTGAATGCTCATGGTAGCTCTCAGCATTTTCCTGGGAAGAACACAGGGCATACTGTAGGTGAGACTGTCCAAAAACTGGCTGTGCGTGCACCAAAAGGTGTAAGTTTTCTCACTCATGAGAAGTTGCCAGTTGGTGAGACTAATGATAAAGAACTTGGCTCATCATTGAAGGAAGGCGATTCTGGCAAATTTAATCGGGAGGAAATCCATTCTAAGTTAGACAATACTCGAAAGCCAAATGATGTTATCAAGGGACCAACTTCAAGGATACCACAGGGGATAAACTTCCTTTCCTTTGGCAGAGCTCCTTTGGCTGATCCCAGTTCTAAGACAATAATACCAAACTTGCTTAACAGAGATTATAGAATTggaaaattgcaattaggtgaaTTTAGTAAAGGTAAGGAGGATACTGCCTCATCTCCAAGCAGTGGTGATAGTTGTAGAAATGAGATGACAACCGGAACTCCCCCTAAATCTATGCCTCGGGGCTTAAGCTTACTCTCATTTGACAAAGTGTCATCGGATGTTACTAGTTCAACAGAGCAAGCTATAATCTGCAATAAAGAGTACAAGATTGGTTCACCTGTGGTTCAAGGGATACAAGGTTCACTAAGTAGACTTGGTGGTTCGAGGGAAATACAATTTATGTTTGCATCTTCTTCATTTCCATCAAATCAGCTTTTGGGTCAGTCTGCAGTGGAGCACAGTGAAGGACTGCCCAACTCATCAAAGACAACATTCTTGGCAAATATACCAAGCTCAGCACAAAGGTCTCTACTATCAACATTAGCATTCGCAGCTAAGTTCGAGTCTGGAATCAAGTTAGATCAATCAATTGGTGGTGCCTCTGTTGCAAGTTCCAACATCAAAGAGCATCGCTGA
- the LOC116020888 gene encoding BTB/POZ domain and ankyrin repeat-containing protein NPR1 — protein MDVRMGFSDSNDISMSSSICCVAGANETFSPEPSPLDVTAFKRLSETLESVFDASSSPDFDFFADAKLVAPCGKEIPVHRCILSARSPFFRSVFSGKDKSVKLVLKELMKEYEVSYDAVVTVLAYLYCGKIRASPKDVCVCVDIECSHVACRPALEFMVELLYASFTFQISELITKFQRQLLDILNKAAADDVLMVLSVANTCGKGCEALLATCIDIIVKSDVDIITLEKALPFHIVKQITDSRMELGLQLPESNGFPDKHVKRIHRALESDDVELVRMLLKEGHTNLDDAYALHYAVAYCDAKTTVDLLDLAIADVNHRNLRGYTVLHVAATRKDPKIIVSLLTKGARPSDLTSDGRKALQIAKRLTRAVDYKSAEEGKAPKERLCIEILEQAERRDPLLGEASVSLAMAGDDLRMKLLYLENRVGLAKLLFPIEAKVAMDIAQVDGTSESPLASIINKNMADARRMTVDLNDVPFKLKDEHLNRMRALSKTVELGKRFFPRCSEVLNKIMDNEDLSEIACMGNETPEERQAKKQRYLELQEILTKAFTEDKEEFDKANISSSSSSTSLAAVNSNGKLPFKKPGL, from the exons ATGGATGTAAGAATGGGGTTTTCGGACTCGAATGATATTAGTATGAGCAGTAGTATATGCTGTGTCGCCGGCGCCAACGAGACATTTTCGCCGGAACCCTCGCCGCTGGACGTTACAGCGTTTAAGCGCCTCTCAGAAACTCTGGAATCAGTATTTGACGCCTCTTCCTCGCCGGACTTTGATTTCTTCGCCGATGCAAAGCTGGTGGCACCCTGTGGCAAGGAAATTCCGGTGCACCGGTGTATTCTATCCGCGAGGAGTCCGTTCTTCAGGAGCGTATTTAGTGGGAAAGATAAAAGTGTGAAATTGGTTTTGAAAGAGTTGATGAAGGAGTATGAGGTGAGCTATGATGCCGTAGTGACTGTTTTGGCTTACCTTTATTGCGGAAAAATTAGAGCTTCGCCCAAGGATGTATGCGTCTGTGTTGACATTGAGTGCTCACATGTAGCTTGTAGGCCGGCATTGGAATTCATGGTGGAGCTTTTATATGCTTCCTTTACTTTTCAGATATCGGAATTGATCACAAAGTTTCAG AGACAGCTTTTAGATATTCTCAATAAGGCTGCAGCGGATGATGTACTGATGGTTTTGTCTGTCGCAAACACGTGTGGTAAAGGGTGTGAGGCATTACTTGCCACCTGCATTGATATTATTGTCAAATCAGATGTTGATATAATAACTCTTGAAAAGGCATTGCCTTTTCACATTGTGAAGCAAATTACTGATTCCCGCATGGAGCTTGGCTTGCAACTGCCAGAAAGCAACGGGTTTCCAGATAAACATGTGAAGAGAATACACAGAGCTTTGGAATCTGATGATGTTGAATTGGTGAGGATGCTATTAAAAGAGGGGCATACTAATTTAGATGATGCATATGCTCTCCACTATGCTGTAGCCTATTGTGATGCAAAGACTACAGTAGATCTACTTGATTTGGCAATTGCAGATGTCAACCATCGAAATTTGAGGGGATACACGGTGTTGCATGTCGCTGCAACGAGAAAAGATCCTAAAATTATAGTGTCCCTTTTGACAAAGGGAGCTAGACCTTCTGATTTGACATCAGATGGCAGGAAAGCACTTCAAATTGCAAAAAGGCTCACTCGGGCCGTGGATTATAAATCTGCAGAGGAAGGAAAAGCTCCAAAGGAGCGGTTGTGTATAGAGATTCTGGAGCAAGCAGAAAGAAGAGATCCGCTACTAGGAGAAGCTTCAGTATCTCTTGCTATGGCTGGTGATGATCTGCGTATGAAGTTGTTGTACCTTGAAAATAGAG TTGGGCTGGCTAAACTTCTATTTCCAATAGAAGCTAAAGTTGCAATGGATATTGCCCAAGTTGACGGTACTTCTGAGTCCCCTCTAGCAAGCATCATCAACAAGAATATGGCTGATGCACGGAGGATGACTGTGGATTTGAATGATGTACCTTTCAAGCTCAAAGATGAGCATCTGAATCGGATGAGGGCACTTTCCAAAACAG TGGAACTAGGAAAGCGCTTTTTCCCGCGCTGCTCTGAAGTTCTGAATAAAATCATGGATAATGAAGACTTATCGGAGATTGCTTGCATGGGGAATGAGACACCAGAAGAGCGACAAGCGAAGAAGCAGAGGTACTTAGAACTTCAAGAAATTCTGACCAAAGCATTCACAGAGGATAAAGAAGAATTTGACAAGGCCAACatctcatcatcttcttcctcaacaTCTTTGGCAGCTGTTAATTCCAATGGTAAGCTCCCCTTTAAAAAGCCAGGTTTGTAA
- the LOC116020743 gene encoding uncharacterized protein LOC116020743 isoform X1, whose translation MKITIGVSWKLLLKTSRGGTEGALWASTAMENCSELDMAKPSQNAFHFPPPHRRRPLMGETYCTLIHILSHCPAGCEPQPSQQKQESGKETTAHGGLVDQHTEAEIKLVSDIDHEKNKSDAIWQEMGDISDGQIKDCIDLLDHIDDAMEVNGEVPQKNGGNNGISSSLVDHNQASTLVLQLYKEQEDKSNAPEVHVGESDRVQLQNMDKKISVYEACATIESCFMDEDNEVSLLVQGSEEKSHAAEKNLLEGMEHRLQLKEMELQNLISASGAANSSVHDTVVEEIEEGEISGDAEVSDESDSNMFEDTVSLEQGHAHVSITAEKEFILDVLDTKLQEKHVQTSFSNDSANGCSNVCKELLGKKSEVEKSDFEMVVCQKDVETKKIDGFDNVIHSEIVNGQVDGRNVDSFAACLPLKAVSLENATKSTGSVTDTELEVANEGKRKKKRGPITNERRAKKKCKERIKRAQKNIKLGVKRLKLPPIVKPKTVSYCRHYQKGRCQEGEKCKFSHDIIPLTKSKPCCHFARHSCMKGDDCPFDHQLSKYPCNNFVSNGFCSRGVDCLFLHKVPAKTESSATSIVSKAELKSPLLPSSLSQKMQVNAHGSSQHFPGKNTGHTVGETVQKLAVRAPKGVSFLTHEKLPVGETNDKELGSSLKEGDSGKFNREEIHSKLDNTRKPNDVIKGPTSRIPQGINFLSFGRAPLADPSSKTIIPNLLNRDYRIGKLQLGEFSKGKEDTASSPSSGDSCRNEMTTGTPPKSMPRGLSLLSFDKVSSDVTSSTEQAIICNKEYKIGSPVVQGIQGSLSRLGGSREIQFMFASSSFPSNQLLGQSAVEHSEGLPNSSKTTFLANIPSSAQRSLLSTLAFAAKFESGIKLDQSIGGASVASSNIKEHR comes from the exons ATGAAGATAACTATTGGAG TTTCTTGGAAGTTACTTCTGAAAACCTCAAGAGGAGGGACCGAGGGAGCACTCTGGGCTTCAACAGCAATGGAAAATTGCTCTGAGTTGGACATGGCAAAACCTTCCCAAAATGCTTTCCATTTCCCTCCACCTCATCGTCGCCGACCTTTAATGGGTGAAACTTACTGCACACTGATTCACATCCTATCCCATTGCCCCGCTGGCTGTGAACCACAACCTTCTCAACAAAAACaag AATCAGGAAAAGAGACCACTGCTCATGGTGGATTAGTTGATCAACACACGGAGGCTGAAATTAAGTTAGTGAGTGATATTGATCATGAGAAAAACAAAAGTGATGCCATATGGCAGGAAATGGGTGATATCAGTGATGGGCAAATAAAAGATTGTATTGATTTGTTGGATCACATTGATGATGCAATGGAAGTTAATGGGGAAGTCCCTCAAAAGAATGGTGGTAACAATGGTATCTCAAGCTCTTTGGTGGACCACAATCAAGCTAGTACTCTTGTTTTGCAGTTGTATAAGGAGCAGGAAGATAAGTCTAATGCCCCGGAAGTGCATGTGGGGGAATCTGATCGTGTGCAACTGCAAAATATGGATAAAAAAATCTCTGTTTATGAGGCTTGTGCCACTATAGAATCATGTTTTATGGATGAGGATAATGAAGTGTCTCTACTTGTTCAGGGCAGTGAAGAGAAAAGCCATGCTGCAGAGAAGAATTTGTTGGAAGGCATGGAGCATAGATTGCAACTTAAAGAGATGGAATTACAAAATTTGATCTCTGCCTCTGGAGCAGCCAATTCATCAGTTCATGACACTGTAGTTGAAGAGATTGAAGAAGGGGAAATTTCTGGGGATGCTGAGGTTAGTGATGAATCAGATAGCAACATGTTTGAAGACACGGTGTCACTAGAGCAAGGGCATGCTCATGTGAGTATCACAGCTGAAAAAGAGTTCATTCTTGATGTTCTGGACACCAAACTTCAGGAAAAGCATGTACAAACTTCATTTTCTAATGATTCAGCAAATGGTTGCAGCAATGTTTGTAAGGAGCTTCTTGGAAAAAAATCTGAGGTGGAGAAGAGTGACTTTGAAATGGTTGTTTGTCAGAAAGATGTTGAGACTAAGAAGATTGATGGGTTTGATAATGTTATACATAGTGAAATAGTTAATGGACAAGTAGATGGTAGGAATGTAGATAGTTTTGCAGCTTGTTTGCCATTGAAGGCAGTCTCCTTAGAAAATGCTACTAAAAGTACAGGTTCTGTTACTGATACAGAGTTAGAG GTTGCAAATGAAggcaaaaggaaaaagaagagagGCCCTATAACCAACGAAAGAAGAGCAAAGAAAAAg TGCAAAGAGAGGATTAAGCGAGCTCAAAAGAACATAAAGCTAGGAGTGAAAAGATTAAAGCTGCCACCAATTGTGAAACCAAAAACAGTGTCATATTGCCGCCACTATCAGAAAGGAAGGTGCCAGGAG GGTGAAAAGTGCAAATTCTCTCATGATATAATTCCATTAACCAAATCCAAG CCATGCTGCCATTTTGCACGCCATTCTTGCATGAAAGGTGATGATTGCCCATTTGATCATCAGCTCTCCAAatatccatgcaataattttgtATCCAATGGTTTTTGCAGCAGAGGTGTAGACTGTTTATTCTTGCACAAA GTGCCAGCTAAGACAGAGTCTTCAGCAACTTCTATTGTCTCCAAGGCTGAGTTGAAGTCACCTTTACTTCCAAGTAGTTTAAGCCAAAAGATGCAAGTGAATGCTCATGGTAGCTCTCAGCATTTTCCTGGGAAGAACACAGGGCATACTGTAGGTGAGACTGTCCAAAAACTGGCTGTGCGTGCACCAAAAGGTGTAAGTTTTCTCACTCATGAGAAGTTGCCAGTTGGTGAGACTAATGATAAAGAACTTGGCTCATCATTGAAGGAAGGCGATTCTGGCAAATTTAATCGGGAGGAAATCCATTCTAAGTTAGACAATACTCGAAAGCCAAATGATGTTATCAAGGGACCAACTTCAAGGATACCACAGGGGATAAACTTCCTTTCCTTTGGCAGAGCTCCTTTGGCTGATCCCAGTTCTAAGACAATAATACCAAACTTGCTTAACAGAGATTATAGAATTggaaaattgcaattaggtgaaTTTAGTAAAGGTAAGGAGGATACTGCCTCATCTCCAAGCAGTGGTGATAGTTGTAGAAATGAGATGACAACCGGAACTCCCCCTAAATCTATGCCTCGGGGCTTAAGCTTACTCTCATTTGACAAAGTGTCATCGGATGTTACTAGTTCAACAGAGCAAGCTATAATCTGCAATAAAGAGTACAAGATTGGTTCACCTGTGGTTCAAGGGATACAAGGTTCACTAAGTAGACTTGGTGGTTCGAGGGAAATACAATTTATGTTTGCATCTTCTTCATTTCCATCAAATCAGCTTTTGGGTCAGTCTGCAGTGGAGCACAGTGAAGGACTGCCCAACTCATCAAAGACAACATTCTTGGCAAATATACCAAGCTCAGCACAAAGGTCTCTACTATCAACATTAGCATTCGCAGCTAAGTTCGAGTCTGGAATCAAGTTAGATCAATCAATTGGTGGTGCCTCTGTTGCAAGTTCCAACATCAAAGAGCATCGCTGA